A genomic stretch from Chitinophaga lutea includes:
- a CDS encoding potassium-transporting ATPase subunit F, which translates to MMNFLFVLAILVFIYMIYVLLKPEKF; encoded by the coding sequence ATGATGAACTTCTTATTCGTACTGGCCATACTGGTTTTCATTTACATGATCTATGTATTGCTGAAACCTGAAAAATTCTGA
- a CDS encoding sensor protein KdpD has product MVQGFSHSSGKAGMGAFKIYIGMSAGVGKSYRMLQEAHSLLRKGKHVLVGYIETHGRQETAALIDGLPIVPRRQAFYKGKMLEEMDLNAILLLAPEWVVVDELAHTNIPGSKNEKRWQDVVELLQAGINVISAVNIQHMESINQQVKAITGIEVQERVPDSMLQLADEVVNIDLTADELITRLKEGKIYDESKVETALQNFFQAEKILQLRELALKEVASQVERKVETEIPRSQQMRHERFLACISSNEEISRKVIRKTARLAAYYHGDWYVLYVQTPRESVGRINLANQRHLINNLKLATELGAEVIRVQASDIAEAIMQTAREKDITTVCIGKPHISLFGIILRTNTFSQLLKTLSSHEIDLIILS; this is encoded by the coding sequence ATGGTGCAGGGTTTTTCACATTCTTCCGGCAAAGCCGGCATGGGCGCATTCAAGATTTACATCGGGATGAGCGCCGGCGTGGGCAAGAGCTACCGCATGCTGCAGGAAGCCCACTCGCTGCTGCGCAAGGGCAAACATGTGCTGGTAGGGTACATCGAAACGCATGGCCGTCAGGAAACGGCCGCCCTGATAGACGGCCTGCCCATCGTGCCGCGGCGGCAGGCGTTTTACAAAGGCAAGATGCTGGAAGAGATGGACCTCAACGCCATTTTGCTGCTGGCGCCGGAATGGGTGGTGGTGGACGAACTGGCGCATACCAACATCCCCGGCTCCAAAAATGAGAAACGCTGGCAGGATGTGGTGGAGCTGCTGCAGGCCGGCATCAACGTGATTTCGGCGGTCAACATCCAGCACATGGAAAGCATCAACCAGCAGGTGAAAGCCATCACCGGCATCGAGGTGCAGGAGCGGGTGCCGGACAGTATGCTGCAGCTGGCGGACGAAGTGGTGAACATCGACCTGACGGCCGACGAACTGATCACCCGCCTCAAAGAAGGCAAGATCTACGACGAAAGCAAAGTAGAAACCGCCCTCCAGAATTTTTTCCAGGCGGAAAAGATACTCCAGCTGCGGGAACTGGCGCTGAAAGAAGTGGCCTCGCAAGTGGAGCGGAAAGTGGAAACGGAAATTCCCCGCAGCCAGCAGATGCGCCACGAGCGTTTCCTGGCCTGTATTTCGAGCAATGAGGAAATCTCGCGCAAGGTCATCCGCAAAACGGCGAGGCTGGCGGCGTATTATCATGGCGACTGGTACGTGCTCTACGTGCAAACGCCGCGCGAAAGCGTGGGGCGCATCAACCTGGCCAACCAGCGGCACCTCATCAATAACCTGAAATTGGCTACGGAGCTGGGGGCCGAAGTCATCCGGGTACAGGCGTCCGACATTGCGGAAGCCATCATGCAAACCGCACGCGAAAAAGACATCACCACGGTTTGTATCGGCAAGCCGCATATCAGCCTGTTTGGCATTATTTTGCGCACAAATACTTTTTCGCAGTTGCTGAAAACCTTATCTTCTCATGAAATTGACCTGATCATACTGTCATGA
- a CDS encoding DUF7674 family protein translates to MLPDAKIPLLIACQIPALKHGMPETGAVNSTIGAFSAHTRQLIRLGNLQEVKKCFAMAGVLYKNGSNVLQCAIESVFIFAVSPFLDTQQIKELLPVSLRRIRNRHLQTIS, encoded by the coding sequence ATGTTACCGGATGCTAAAATCCCGCTTTTGATTGCCTGCCAGATCCCTGCTTTAAAGCACGGCATGCCCGAAACCGGCGCTGTCAACAGCACCATCGGCGCTTTTTCCGCACATACCCGCCAGCTTATCAGGCTGGGGAATTTACAGGAGGTGAAAAAATGTTTCGCCATGGCCGGCGTGCTGTACAAAAACGGCAGCAACGTATTGCAATGCGCCATCGAAAGCGTGTTCATTTTTGCCGTGTCTCCTTTCCTGGATACGCAGCAGATCAAGGAACTGCTGCCCGTATCGCTGAGGCGGATCCGTAACCGGCATTTACAGACAATTTCTTAA
- the kdpA gene encoding potassium-transporting ATPase subunit KdpA codes for MNTELTGVIATYLLTLLIAIPLGLYIARVFKGEKTWLDFLGPVERFIYRLCGINPKEEMNWKQHLKALLAINMIWFVYAFFMLIFQDKLPLNPDGNGGQTPDLAFNTAISFLVNCNLQHYSGESGLTYFTQLFVITFLQFVSAATGIAALIVVFKALKDKTTTKLGNFWDILVKTNTRLLLPICVVIAIILSFNGTPASYAGKDTVVTMQGDTVGVSRGPAAGMIAIKHLGTNGGGWFGANSIHPLENPSYLTNMTEAIAQVVIPIAMVFALGFFINRRKFSYIIFGVMTAGMLMLLIPSMISEMGGNPAIAKMGVSQLTGAMEGKEVRFGPAATGYWSTITTIISTGSVNGFHDSNMPLTGMMELVAMMTNCFYGGCGVGILNYFIFIIIAVFISGLMVGRTPEFMGHKVEAREIKIAALVALLHPFLILAGTALSSYMIAHHPGAAWSVQPASWLNNPGHHGFSEMLYEYTSAAANNGSGFEGLGDNNIFWNVTTGFVLILSRYLPIIGPVAIAGILAQKKYIPESAGTLKTDTATFGVMTFAVIMIIAALAFFPALALGPIAEYFSLY; via the coding sequence ATGAATACGGAACTAACCGGCGTTATTGCCACCTACCTGCTCACACTGCTCATCGCCATCCCGCTGGGGCTATACATTGCCCGCGTGTTTAAAGGCGAGAAAACGTGGCTCGATTTCCTGGGCCCCGTGGAGCGTTTTATTTACCGCCTCTGCGGCATCAACCCGAAAGAGGAAATGAACTGGAAGCAGCACCTGAAAGCGTTGCTGGCCATCAACATGATCTGGTTCGTGTATGCATTTTTTATGCTCATCTTCCAGGACAAATTGCCGCTGAACCCCGACGGGAACGGCGGGCAGACGCCAGACCTCGCCTTCAACACGGCCATCAGCTTTCTGGTGAACTGTAACCTGCAGCACTACTCCGGCGAATCGGGCCTTACTTATTTTACGCAGCTGTTTGTGATCACGTTCCTGCAGTTCGTGAGTGCCGCTACCGGCATCGCGGCGCTGATCGTGGTGTTCAAAGCACTAAAAGATAAAACCACTACCAAACTGGGCAACTTCTGGGACATCCTGGTAAAAACCAACACCCGTTTGCTGTTGCCCATCTGCGTGGTGATCGCCATCATCCTGTCGTTCAACGGCACGCCGGCCAGTTATGCCGGCAAAGATACCGTGGTGACCATGCAGGGCGACACGGTGGGCGTGTCCCGCGGCCCCGCTGCGGGCATGATCGCCATCAAACACCTCGGCACCAACGGCGGCGGCTGGTTCGGGGCCAATTCCATCCATCCGCTGGAAAACCCGAGCTACCTCACCAACATGACGGAAGCCATCGCGCAGGTGGTCATCCCCATCGCAATGGTATTTGCGCTGGGATTCTTTATCAACCGGCGGAAATTTTCCTACATCATTTTCGGGGTAATGACCGCCGGCATGCTCATGCTGCTGATCCCGTCCATGATATCGGAAATGGGCGGCAACCCGGCCATCGCGAAAATGGGCGTTTCGCAGCTGACGGGCGCCATGGAAGGCAAGGAAGTTCGTTTCGGGCCCGCGGCTACCGGTTACTGGAGCACCATCACTACCATCATTTCAACGGGCTCGGTGAACGGCTTCCACGACAGTAACATGCCGCTGACGGGCATGATGGAACTGGTGGCCATGATGACGAACTGTTTTTATGGCGGTTGCGGCGTGGGTATCCTGAACTACTTCATCTTCATCATCATCGCGGTGTTCATTTCCGGCCTGATGGTGGGGCGTACGCCGGAATTCATGGGCCATAAGGTGGAAGCCCGCGAAATAAAGATCGCGGCGCTGGTGGCCCTGCTGCACCCCTTCCTGATATTGGCCGGCACTGCGCTGTCGTCTTACATGATCGCGCATCATCCCGGTGCGGCCTGGAGCGTACAGCCGGCCAGCTGGCTCAACAACCCCGGCCATCACGGCTTTTCGGAGATGTTGTACGAATACACTTCCGCCGCGGCTAACAACGGTTCCGGCTTTGAAGGGCTGGGCGACAATAATATTTTCTGGAACGTGACTACCGGGTTTGTGCTGATCCTGTCGCGCTACCTGCCCATCATCGGGCCTGTGGCCATTGCCGGCATCCTGGCGCAGAAAAAATACATTCCCGAATCCGCCGGCACCCTCAAAACGGATACCGCCACTTTCGGTGTGATGACCTTTGCCGTGATCATGATCATTGCGGCGCTGGCCTTTTTCCCGGCGCTGGCGCTGGGGCCCATTGCAGAATACTTTTCCCTGTATTAA
- a CDS encoding sensor histidine kinase — translation MTRLRLKSKITLGVLFLFCMLLLVSVLGYYYISRVNSEARSILQDNYESLEYAKNMLKALDEQPVNTGVFLQNLQLQEKNVTEPGEAAATANLRKHATDSMQLPQLRADLYEVMELNMTAIVRKHERTKAIADKAVLYISIISGLCFLLGITFVYNFPGYVANPIRELTEGIKAVAGRNYGQRLYFKSGDEFGELATAFNTMAQKLDEYEHSNLARIMFEKKRAEAVIGSLKDATIGIDTKGIVLFANAEALQLLNMDESNVAGRPAAEIARQNDLMQYLLGSQENGHVKIVVNGRESFFTRETADIHYEHEKIGHIIILKNITTYREIDLAKTQFIATISHELKTPLAATDLSLTLLDDERSGALSTEQKELIDSIRQDNRRMIRMVSELLDFSRAENGNIQLQIQPVNPAEIVQYALDTVRKEAEARRIHIRTDLAPDAPKVAADAEKSAWVLVNLLTNAIRYSPPDADVELAVQPTGTNKLAFSVKDAGKGIDPAFRNKIFERFFQVPGSEDAKGSGLGLAIAKEFIEAQGGTIGVNSTPGKGSRFWFELPLHTGA, via the coding sequence ATGACAAGGCTCCGGCTCAAATCAAAGATCACACTCGGGGTATTATTCCTCTTTTGCATGCTCCTGCTGGTAAGCGTGCTGGGCTATTATTACATCAGCCGTGTCAACAGCGAGGCGCGTTCCATTTTGCAGGATAACTACGAATCGCTGGAATACGCGAAGAACATGCTGAAGGCGCTCGATGAGCAGCCTGTCAACACCGGCGTGTTCCTGCAAAACCTGCAATTGCAGGAAAAAAACGTAACGGAGCCGGGTGAAGCCGCTGCTACCGCCAACCTGCGGAAACACGCCACCGATTCGATGCAGCTGCCGCAGCTCCGCGCAGACCTGTATGAGGTGATGGAACTGAACATGACGGCCATCGTACGGAAACACGAACGCACCAAAGCCATCGCCGACAAAGCGGTGTTGTACATCTCGATCATCAGCGGTCTCTGTTTTTTGCTGGGCATCACTTTCGTGTACAACTTCCCCGGTTACGTGGCCAACCCCATCCGCGAGCTCACCGAAGGCATCAAAGCCGTGGCCGGCAGAAACTACGGGCAGCGGTTGTATTTCAAGTCCGGCGACGAGTTCGGGGAACTGGCCACCGCATTCAACACCATGGCGCAAAAACTCGACGAATACGAGCACAGCAACCTCGCCCGCATCATGTTTGAAAAGAAACGGGCGGAAGCAGTGATCGGCAGCCTCAAGGATGCCACCATCGGCATCGATACCAAAGGCATCGTACTGTTCGCCAACGCGGAAGCGCTGCAATTGCTGAATATGGATGAGAGCAACGTGGCGGGCCGCCCAGCGGCGGAGATCGCCCGGCAAAACGACCTCATGCAGTACCTGCTGGGCAGCCAGGAAAACGGCCACGTGAAAATCGTCGTGAACGGAAGGGAGAGTTTTTTCACCCGCGAAACGGCCGACATCCACTACGAGCACGAAAAGATCGGCCATATCATTATCCTCAAAAATATCACTACCTACCGCGAAATAGACCTGGCGAAAACACAGTTCATCGCCACCATTTCCCACGAACTGAAAACGCCGCTGGCCGCCACCGACCTCAGCCTGACGCTGCTCGACGATGAGCGCTCCGGCGCCCTCAGCACCGAACAGAAGGAACTGATCGACAGCATCCGGCAGGACAACCGGCGCATGATACGCATGGTGAGCGAACTGCTCGATTTTTCCCGCGCCGAAAACGGCAACATCCAGCTGCAGATTCAACCCGTAAACCCCGCCGAGATCGTACAGTACGCACTCGATACCGTGCGCAAGGAAGCCGAAGCCCGGCGCATCCATATCCGCACGGACCTGGCGCCCGACGCCCCGAAAGTGGCGGCGGACGCGGAAAAGAGCGCCTGGGTGCTGGTGAACCTGCTCACCAACGCCATCCGGTATTCACCGCCCGATGCAGACGTGGAACTGGCCGTACAGCCTACCGGCACCAACAAACTCGCCTTCAGCGTCAAGGATGCCGGCAAAGGCATCGACCCCGCTTTCCGCAACAAGATATTTGAACGTTTCTTCCAGGTACCCGGCTCCGAAGATGCCAAGGGCAGCGGGCTGGGACTGGCGATCGCGAAGGAATTCATTGAAGCGCAGGGCGGCACCATCGGCGTGAACAGCACACCGGGAAAGGGCAGCCGCTTCTGGTTCGAGCTGCCGCTGCATACGGGTGCGTAA
- a CDS encoding K(+)-transporting ATPase subunit C produces MKQYFFPALKLTLVLVLLTAGLYPLLIAGVAKLAPGKGDGVKVELNGKVVGYANIGQQFSDDRYFQGRPSAVDYNAAGSGGSNKAPSNEDYLKVVQERIDTFLAHNPGVQKADIPAELVTASGSGLDPHLSPAGALVQVRRIAKLRGIPEQRLQELVKDNTQGPLLGMFGPATVNVLALNIALDELK; encoded by the coding sequence ATGAAACAATATTTTTTCCCGGCCCTTAAACTCACCCTCGTATTGGTACTGCTGACCGCAGGGTTGTACCCGCTGTTGATTGCCGGCGTGGCTAAACTGGCCCCGGGTAAAGGCGATGGCGTGAAAGTGGAGCTTAACGGCAAAGTGGTGGGCTACGCCAATATCGGGCAGCAATTTTCGGACGACCGGTATTTCCAGGGCCGCCCGTCTGCCGTGGATTACAATGCCGCCGGTTCCGGGGGCTCCAATAAAGCGCCTTCCAACGAAGATTACCTGAAAGTGGTGCAGGAACGGATCGACACCTTCCTGGCACATAACCCCGGTGTGCAGAAAGCAGACATCCCCGCCGAACTGGTGACGGCCTCCGGCAGCGGCCTCGACCCGCACCTTTCGCCCGCAGGCGCACTGGTGCAGGTGCGCCGTATCGCGAAGCTGCGCGGCATTCCGGAACAGCGGCTGCAGGAACTGGTGAAGGACAACACCCAAGGCCCCCTGCTGGGCATGTTCGGGCCGGCCACCGTGAACGTATTGGCGCTGAATATCGCGCTGGACGAGCTGAAATAG
- the kdpB gene encoding potassium-transporting ATPase subunit KdpB: protein MKSNDNKLFPAALVRESLAQSFVKLNPRLLIKNPVMFTVEVGTLVMLVVTLFTLFTGDASQGSFGYNLTIFIILLLTVLFGNFAEAIAEARGKAQAESLRKTREETPAKKILAVGEIFTDEVKVVSSSQLKKGDLFLCEPGDIIAADGEIVKGLASIDESAITGESAPVIREAGGDKSSVVGGTKVLSDRIVVKVTSGAGESFLDKMIALVEGASRQKTPNEIALTILLASFTLVFIIVCVTLKPFADYAQTPITIAAFISLFVCLIPTTIGGLLSAIGIAGMDRALRANVITKSGKAVETAGDVDVLLLDKTGTITIGNRKATNFYATNGHSQEEFIRFSVLSSLADDTPEGKSIVELAGKERVKGLSVAGAHFVKFTAETRSSGIDLPDGTRIRKGAYDAIRDLAAKAGNSFPEETLATVQQISGNGGTPLVVAVNNRITGVIELQDIIKPGIQERFERLRKMGVKTVMVTGDNPLTAKYIANKAGVDDFIAEARPEDKMSYIRKEQQNGRLVAMMGDGTNDAPALAQADVGVAMNSGTQAAKEAGNMVDLDNDPTKLIEIVEIGKQLLMTRGTLTTFSIANDVAKYFAIVPALFVASIPALQGINIMHLHSPETAILSAVIFNAIIIPLLIPLALKGVAYRPIGASALLRRNLLVYGVGGVIIPFIGIKLIDMLVSIFF, encoded by the coding sequence ATGAAATCGAACGATAATAAACTTTTTCCCGCAGCCCTGGTCAGGGAGAGCCTCGCACAATCCTTTGTGAAACTCAATCCCCGGCTGCTCATCAAAAACCCCGTGATGTTCACGGTGGAAGTAGGCACCCTGGTGATGCTGGTGGTGACCCTCTTCACCCTGTTCACCGGCGACGCCTCACAGGGCAGTTTCGGTTATAACCTCACCATCTTTATCATCCTGCTGCTCACGGTGCTGTTCGGGAATTTTGCGGAAGCCATCGCTGAAGCGCGGGGCAAAGCGCAGGCCGAGAGCCTGCGTAAAACCCGCGAAGAAACGCCGGCTAAGAAAATACTGGCCGTGGGTGAAATATTTACGGACGAAGTAAAAGTGGTATCCTCCTCGCAGCTCAAAAAGGGCGACCTCTTTCTGTGCGAGCCGGGCGATATCATTGCCGCCGACGGCGAAATCGTGAAAGGCCTCGCCAGCATCGACGAATCCGCCATCACCGGCGAAAGCGCCCCCGTCATCCGTGAAGCGGGTGGCGACAAAAGCAGCGTGGTGGGCGGCACCAAAGTACTGAGCGACCGCATCGTGGTGAAAGTGACCTCGGGCGCCGGCGAGTCTTTTCTCGATAAAATGATTGCGCTGGTGGAAGGCGCATCGCGCCAGAAAACACCCAACGAAATTGCGCTGACCATTCTGCTGGCCAGTTTCACCCTCGTGTTCATCATTGTTTGTGTTACCCTGAAACCGTTTGCCGATTATGCGCAAACGCCCATCACCATCGCCGCGTTCATCTCCCTGTTCGTGTGCCTCATCCCCACCACTATCGGGGGGCTGTTGTCGGCCATCGGTATTGCGGGAATGGACCGGGCCCTGCGCGCCAACGTGATCACCAAATCGGGTAAAGCCGTGGAAACCGCCGGCGACGTGGATGTGCTGCTGCTCGATAAAACGGGTACCATCACCATCGGTAACCGCAAAGCCACGAATTTTTACGCCACTAACGGGCACTCGCAGGAAGAATTCATCCGCTTCAGCGTACTGAGCTCTTTGGCGGACGATACCCCCGAGGGCAAATCCATCGTGGAACTGGCGGGCAAGGAAAGAGTGAAGGGTTTGTCCGTAGCCGGTGCGCACTTCGTAAAGTTCACCGCCGAAACCCGCAGCAGCGGCATCGACCTGCCCGACGGCACGCGTATCCGCAAGGGCGCTTACGACGCCATCCGCGACCTCGCCGCCAAAGCCGGCAACAGTTTCCCGGAAGAAACGCTCGCCACGGTGCAGCAGATTTCTGGCAATGGCGGTACGCCATTGGTGGTGGCCGTAAACAACCGGATCACCGGTGTGATCGAGTTGCAGGACATCATCAAACCCGGCATCCAGGAACGGTTTGAGCGCCTCCGTAAAATGGGCGTCAAAACCGTGATGGTGACCGGCGACAACCCTCTCACCGCGAAATACATCGCCAACAAGGCAGGCGTGGATGATTTTATCGCGGAGGCGAGGCCGGAAGACAAGATGAGCTACATCCGCAAGGAACAGCAAAACGGCCGGCTGGTGGCCATGATGGGCGACGGTACCAACGATGCGCCCGCGCTGGCGCAGGCCGACGTGGGCGTGGCCATGAACAGCGGCACGCAGGCGGCGAAAGAAGCCGGGAACATGGTGGACCTCGATAACGATCCCACCAAACTGATCGAGATCGTGGAAATCGGCAAACAGCTGCTCATGACGCGCGGTACGCTCACCACCTTTTCGATTGCGAACGACGTGGCGAAATACTTCGCCATTGTGCCCGCGCTGTTCGTGGCTTCCATTCCCGCCTTGCAGGGCATCAACATCATGCACCTGCACAGCCCTGAAACGGCCATCCTCAGTGCGGTGATCTTCAACGCTATCATCATCCCGCTGCTGATACCGCTGGCCCTGAAAGGGGTAGCTTACCGGCCCATCGGGGCCAGTGCGCTGCTGCGCCGCAACCTGCTGGTGTACGGCGTGGGCGGGGTCATCATTCCCTTTATCGGCATCAAGCTGATCGATATGCTGGTTTCAATATTCTTTTAA
- a CDS encoding porin translates to MKKTLLFAAGALLCMNTMAQEETPAPKFNFSGYVEAYYGFDFDEPANHNRPGFIYNHSRHNELNVNLAFLKGNYTSDRVRANLALMAGTYAQYNMAAEQELIRHIYEANVGVRIGKNLWVDAGIMPSHIGFESAISKDCFTLTRSLMAENSPYYEAGAKITWSNEKWTVAAMYLNGWQRIKRPDANQTPAFGTQLTFKPSSKVTLNWSTFIGNDKPDSVRQMRYFNDVYGIFNITDKFSLIAGFDYGLEQQTKGESDMNNWYSPTVIARYAFTDKIAVAGRYEYFNDENGVIVATGTPNGFRTSGCSLNFDVAPVSNVLFRIEGKLYNSKDEIFTKNKELKNGNAAVTASLAVSF, encoded by the coding sequence ATGAAAAAAACACTTTTGTTTGCCGCCGGCGCTTTGCTGTGCATGAACACCATGGCGCAGGAAGAAACACCGGCGCCGAAATTCAACTTTTCCGGGTACGTGGAAGCCTATTACGGTTTTGATTTCGATGAGCCTGCCAACCACAACCGCCCGGGGTTTATCTACAATCATTCCCGCCACAACGAGCTGAACGTGAACCTGGCTTTCCTCAAAGGCAACTACACCAGCGACCGTGTGCGCGCCAACCTGGCGCTGATGGCGGGCACCTATGCGCAGTACAATATGGCCGCCGAGCAGGAGCTGATCCGGCATATCTATGAAGCCAACGTAGGCGTGCGCATCGGTAAAAATCTGTGGGTGGATGCGGGCATCATGCCCTCGCACATCGGGTTTGAAAGCGCCATTTCGAAAGACTGCTTTACACTTACCCGCAGCCTGATGGCGGAGAACTCACCCTATTACGAGGCCGGCGCAAAAATCACCTGGTCGAACGAAAAGTGGACAGTGGCCGCCATGTATCTTAACGGCTGGCAACGCATCAAACGGCCGGACGCCAACCAGACGCCCGCCTTCGGCACACAGCTGACCTTTAAACCCAGCAGCAAAGTGACGCTGAACTGGAGCACCTTCATCGGCAACGACAAACCGGACTCCGTAAGGCAGATGCGTTATTTCAACGACGTGTACGGCATTTTCAATATCACGGACAAATTCAGCCTCATCGCAGGATTCGACTACGGCCTGGAACAGCAAACAAAAGGCGAAAGCGATATGAACAACTGGTACAGCCCCACGGTGATAGCCCGCTACGCCTTTACCGATAAAATCGCCGTCGCCGGCCGGTACGAATATTTCAACGACGAGAACGGTGTGATCGTTGCCACCGGCACACCCAACGGGTTCAGGACCAGCGGCTGCTCCCTGAACTTCGACGTGGCGCCTGTCAGCAATGTGCTGTTCAGAATAGAAGGCAAACTCTACAACAGCAAAGACGAGATATTTACCAAAAACAAGGAACTGAAGAACGGGAATGCGGCCGTTACCGCATCACTGGCAGTTTCATTTTAA
- a CDS encoding sigma-54-dependent transcriptional regulator: MSTGQILIIDDEDQLRKLLGRLLGREGYSVLEAKDAKAAWKLLEKEEIQVVLSDVKLPDANGVELTQAIKAKYPEVEIIVLTAYGNIADGVQAIKNGAFDYITKGDDNNRILPLTSKAMDKAMLQFRIRSLENKISGGRDFDNIIGQSAEIRAAIELAQKVAGTDVTVLLLGETGSGKEVFAQAIHRASSRKLQPFVAVNCSAFGKEILESELFGHKAGAFTGAIKDKKGFLEEAHNGTLFLDEIGEMAMELQAKLLRVLETQEFYKVGDSKPIKVNIRIIAATNRVLDKEIESGHFRADLYYRLSAFQIKLPSLNERRKDIPLLAEYFIRQLAPKNGRKVSGMTPAFAKALQEHSWRGNIRELRNVIERAIILTNTAELDAAALPVEFLWSAPAGEPSSMSLAEVEKHHITRVLQYVKGNKTKAAEVLQIGLTTLYNKIKEYNIPV, encoded by the coding sequence ATGTCCACAGGTCAAATACTCATAATCGACGACGAAGACCAGCTCCGGAAACTCCTGGGCCGCCTGCTCGGCAGGGAAGGATATTCCGTGCTGGAAGCAAAGGATGCCAAGGCAGCCTGGAAGCTGCTGGAGAAAGAAGAAATACAGGTGGTGCTCTCCGATGTGAAACTCCCCGATGCCAACGGTGTTGAGCTTACACAAGCGATCAAGGCCAAATATCCTGAAGTGGAGATCATCGTGCTGACCGCCTACGGGAATATCGCCGACGGCGTACAGGCGATCAAAAACGGGGCCTTCGATTACATTACCAAAGGAGACGATAATAACCGCATTCTCCCGCTCACGAGCAAGGCGATGGACAAAGCCATGCTCCAGTTCCGCATCCGTTCCCTCGAAAACAAGATCAGCGGCGGCCGGGATTTCGATAACATCATCGGGCAGTCGGCCGAGATCAGGGCGGCCATCGAGCTGGCGCAGAAAGTGGCGGGTACGGATGTGACCGTGTTGCTGCTGGGTGAAACGGGCTCGGGGAAAGAAGTGTTCGCACAGGCCATCCACCGCGCCAGTTCCCGGAAGCTGCAACCTTTTGTGGCGGTAAATTGCAGCGCGTTCGGCAAGGAGATACTCGAAAGCGAACTGTTCGGGCACAAAGCAGGCGCCTTCACCGGGGCCATCAAAGATAAAAAAGGTTTCCTCGAAGAAGCGCACAACGGCACTCTCTTCCTCGACGAGATCGGCGAGATGGCCATGGAGCTCCAGGCCAAACTGCTGCGTGTGCTCGAAACACAGGAGTTTTATAAAGTGGGCGATTCGAAACCCATCAAGGTGAACATCCGCATCATTGCCGCCACCAACCGCGTGCTCGATAAAGAAATCGAAAGCGGCCATTTCCGCGCCGACCTCTATTACCGCCTCTCGGCTTTCCAGATCAAACTACCTTCGCTGAACGAACGGCGGAAAGATATCCCCCTCCTTGCCGAATATTTCATCCGGCAGCTGGCGCCCAAAAACGGGCGGAAGGTCAGCGGCATGACGCCCGCCTTCGCAAAAGCTCTCCAGGAGCACAGCTGGCGCGGCAACATCCGCGAGCTGCGCAATGTGATCGAACGGGCCATCATCCTCACCAATACCGCTGAGCTGGATGCCGCTGCCCTGCCGGTGGAGTTTTTATGGAGCGCGCCCGCGGGAGAGCCTTCTTCCATGTCGCTCGCCGAGGTGGAAAAACACCACATTACCCGCGTGCTGCAATACGTGAAAGGCAATAAAACGAAAGCCGCCGAAGTATTGCAGATCGGGTTGACGACCCTCTACAACAAGATCAAGGAATACAATATCCCCGTTTAA